The Peromyscus eremicus chromosome 8b, PerEre_H2_v1, whole genome shotgun sequence genome contains a region encoding:
- the Dse gene encoding dermatan-sulfate epimerase isoform X3 → MGVPVPPQPSAHQLHGLTHWEPRSDEPRYDASLKSVPPPDFGTPTLHYFEDWGVVTYGSALPAEINRSFLSFKSGKLGGRAIYDIVHRNKYKDWIKGWRNFNAGHEHPDQNSFTFAPNGVPFITEALYGPKYTFFNNVLMFSPAVSKSCFSPWEGQVTEDCSSKWSKYKHDLAASCQGRVVAAEEKNGVVFIRGEGVGAYNPLLNLKNIQRNLILLHPQLLLLVDQIHLGEESPLETAASFFHNVDVPFEETVVDGVHGAFIRQRDGLYKMYWMDDTGYSEKATFASVTYPRGYPYNGTNYVNVTMHLRSPITRAAYLFIGPSVDVQSFSIHGDAQRLDVFVATNEHAYATYLWTGENTGQSAFAQVIADHQKILFDRSSAIKSTTVPEVKDYAAVVEHSLQHFKPVFQLLEKQILSRVQNTASFRKTAERLLRFSDKRQTEEAIDRIFAISQQQRQQQGKSKKSRRAGKRYKFVDAVPDIFAQIEVNEKKVRQKAQILAQKELPIDEDEEMKDLLDFADVTYEKHKSGGSVNGGFGHIRMVTSHNRAPSLSASYTRLFLILNIAIFFVMLAMQLTYFQRAQRLHGQRCLYAVLLIDSCVLLWLYSSCSQSQC, encoded by the exons ATGGGGGTTCCAGTACCTCCACAACCATCAGCCCACCAACTGCATGGCCTTACTCACTGGGAGCCTCGTTCTGATGAACCAAG GTACGATGCCAGCTTGAAATCAGTTCCACCTCCGGATTTTGGCACCCCAACATTGCATTATTTTGAAGACTGGGGTGTTGTGACTTACGGAAGTGCACTACCTGCAGAAATTAATAGATCTTTCCTCTCCTTCAAGTCAGGAAAACTTGGGGGGCGTGCAATATATGACATTGTCCACCGAAACAAATATAAAGATTGGATCAAAGGGTGGAGAAATTTTAATGCGGGACATGAACATCCTGACCAAAACTCTTTCACGTTCGCCCCCAATGGGGTGCCTTTCATTACCGAGGCCCTCTATGGGCCAAAGTACACCTTCTTCAACAATGTTCTGATGTTTTCTCCAGCTGTGTCCAAGAGCTGCTTTTCTCCCTGGGAGGGTCAGGTCACAGAGGACTGTTCATCAAAATGGTCAAAATACAAGCATGACCTGGCAGCCAGCTGTCAGGGGAGAGTAGTCGCAGCAGAGGAGAAAAATGGGGTTGTTTTCATCCGGGGAGAAGGCGTAGGAGCTTACAACCCCCTGCTCAACCTGAAGAACATTCAACGGAATCTGATCCTCCTACATCCACAGCTTCTCCTCCTTGTCGACCAGATACACCTGGGAGAGGAGAGCCCTCTGGAGACAGCAGCAAGTTTCTTCCACAATGTGGATGTGCCTTTTGAGGAGACAGTAGTCGATGGGGTCCATGGAGCTTTTATCCGGCAGCGGGATGGTCTCTATAAAATGTACTGGATGGATGATACTGGTTATAGTGAAAAAGCAACCTTTGCCTCGGTGACATATCCTCGGGGCTATCCCTACAATGGGACAAATTATGTGAATGTCACCATGCACCTGCGAAGTCCCATCACCAGGGCAGCTTACCTCTTCATAGGGCCGTCTGTGGATGTCCAGAGCTTCAGTATCCATGGAGACGCTCAGCGGCTAGATGTTTTTGTAGCTACCAATGAACATGCCTACGCAACTTACCTGTGGACAGGTGAGAACACCGGGCAGTCTGCCTTTGCCCAGGTCATTGCAGACCATCAGAAAATTCTGTTTGACCGGAGTTCGGCCATCAAGAGCACCACTGTCCCCGAAGTGAAAGATTACGCTGCTGTCGTGGAACACAGTCTGCAGCATTTTAAGCCAGTGTTCCAGCTGCTCGAGAAGCAGATCCTGTCGCGAGTCCAGAACACAGCTAGCTTTAGGAAGACCGCCGAGCGCCTGCTGAGGTTCTCAGATAAGAGACAGACGGAGGAGGCCATTGATAGGATTTTTGCCATATCCCAACAACAGCGGCAGCAGCAAGGCAAGTCGAAGAAAAGCCGAAGGGCGGGCAAGCGGTACAAGTTTGTGGATGCCGTCCCTGATATTTTTGCACAGATTGAAGTCAACGAGAAGAAGGTTCGGCAGAAGGCTCAGATTTTGGCACAGAAAGAACTGCCCATAGATGAAGATGAGGAAATGAAAGACCTTTTGGATTTTGCCGATGTCACTTATGAAAAACATAAAAGTGGGGGTTCCGTGAACGGTGGCTTTGGACACATACGGATGGTGACCAGTCACAACAGAGCCCCGTCGCTGTCGGCCTCGTACACCAGACTCTTCCTGATTCTGAACATTGCCATCTTCTTTGTCATGTTGGCGATGCAACTGACTTATTTCCAGAGGGCTCAGCGCCTCCATGGCCAGAGGTGTCTTTATGCAGTCCTCCTAATAGATAGCTGTGTCTTATTGTGGTTGTATTCCTCCTGTTCTCAATCGCAATGCTAA
- the Calhm6 gene encoding calcium homeostasis modulator protein 6, with protein sequence MEKFKAVLDLQSKHRSALGYGLVTLLTAGGEKIFSEVVFQCPCSATWNLPYGLVFLLVPALALFVLGYALSARTWRLLTGCCSGSRSTSSSSWSHSAFVCARLTAAATVPAVTWVAVALLGGSFYQCAVTGSMSMAKRLCKGRNDSCVDKLPQVPCNKQEAEMQDILSQLKAQSQVLGWVLIAVVIILLLAVKSVTRCFSPVSYLQLQFWEIYTEKEGQILQKEASENATQLARENVRCFFECSDPQECKTPSSKAWQHISALYTFNSKNQFYSMLHKYVNRKGAAGGLSSMEGDAAVSALGFVDDSGMVNTNTSI encoded by the exons ATGGAGAAGTTCAAGGCAGTGCTGGACCTGCAGAGCAAGCACCGCAGCGCCCTGGGCTACGGCTTGGTGACCCTGCTGACGGCGGGTGGGGAGAAGATCTTCTCCGAGGTGGTGTTCCAGTGTCCCTGCAGCGCTACCTGGAACCTGCCCTACGGCCTGGTGTTCCTGCTGGTGCCCGCGCTCGCGCTCTTCGTCCTGGGCTACGCGCTGAGCGCTCGCACCTGGCGCCTGCTCACCGGTTGCTGCTCAGGGAGCCGGAGCACGAGTTCCAGCTCCTGGTCGCACAGCGCGTTCGTGTGCGCGCGACTCACCGCGGCCGCCACAGTCCCGGCCGTCacctgggtggcggtggcgctgCTCGGGGGCTCCTTCTACCAGTGTGCTGTCACGGGGAGCATGTCCATGGCCAAGCGCCTGTGCAAGGGCCGAAACGACAGCTGCGTCGACAAGCTACCGCAGGTTCCCTGCAACAAGCAGGAGGCGGAGATGCAGGACATCCTGAGTCAGCTCAAGGCTCAGTCTCAG GTGCTGGGCTGGGTCCTGATAGCAGTCGTCATCATTTTACTTCTGGCTGTTAAGTCTGTCACTCGATGCTTCTCCCCGGTTAGTTATCTACAGCTACAATTCTGGGAAATATATACAGAAAAGGAGGGGCAGATCCTTCAAAAAGAAGCTTCGGAGAATGCGACCCAGTTGGCACGAGAGAACGTTAGGTGTTTCTTTGAGTGCAGTGATCCGCAGGAATGCAAAACCCCAAGCAGTAAAGCGTGGCAGCACATCTCGGCACTGTACACTTTCAATTCCAAGAACCAGTTCTACAGCATGCTGCACAAGTACGTTAATAGAAAGGGGGCAGCTGGGGGTCTCAGTTCTATGGAAGGAGATGCAGCGGTCTCTGCCCTTGGCTTTGTAGATGACTCTGGGATGGTCAACACGAATACTAGCATATGA
- the Dse gene encoding dermatan-sulfate epimerase isoform X2 — MYETSYRRGWGFQYLHNHQPTNCMALLTGSLVLMNQGYLQEAYLWTKQVLTIMEKSLVLLREVTDGSLYEGVAYGSYTTRSLFQYMFLVQRHFDINHFGHPWLKQHFAFMYRTILPGFQRTVAIADSNYNWFYGPESQLVFLDKFVMRNGSGNWLADQIRKNRVVEGPGTPSKGQRWCTLHTEFLWYDASLKSVPPPDFGTPTLHYFEDWGVVTYGSALPAEINRSFLSFKSGKLGGRAIYDIVHRNKYKDWIKGWRNFNAGHEHPDQNSFTFAPNGVPFITEALYGPKYTFFNNVLMFSPAVSKSCFSPWEGQVTEDCSSKWSKYKHDLAASCQGRVVAAEEKNGVVFIRGEGVGAYNPLLNLKNIQRNLILLHPQLLLLVDQIHLGEESPLETAASFFHNVDVPFEETVVDGVHGAFIRQRDGLYKMYWMDDTGYSEKATFASVTYPRGYPYNGTNYVNVTMHLRSPITRAAYLFIGPSVDVQSFSIHGDAQRLDVFVATNEHAYATYLWTGENTGQSAFAQVIADHQKILFDRSSAIKSTTVPEVKDYAAVVEHSLQHFKPVFQLLEKQILSRVQNTASFRKTAERLLRFSDKRQTEEAIDRIFAISQQQRQQQGKSKKSRRAGKRYKFVDAVPDIFAQIEVNEKKVRQKAQILAQKELPIDEDEEMKDLLDFADVTYEKHKSGGSVNGGFGHIRMVTSHNRAPSLSASYTRLFLILNIAIFFVMLAMQLTYFQRAQRLHGQRCLYAVLLIDSCVLLWLYSSCSQSQC; from the exons ATGTATGAAACTTCGTACAGGAGAGGATGGGGGTTCCAGTACCTCCACAACCATCAGCCCACCAACTGCATGGCCTTACTCACTGGGAGCCTCGTTCTGATGAACCAAG GGTACCTTCAGGAGGCCTACTTGTGGACCAAGCAAGTTCTGACCATCATGGAGAAGTCTCTGGTCTTGCTGCGAGAGGTGACGGACGGCTCCCTCTACGAAGGGGTTGCTTATGGCAGCTACACCACCAGATCGCTGTTCCAGTACATGTTCCTCGTCCAGAGGCACTTTGACATCAACCACTTTGGCCATCCGTGGCTGAAGCAACACTTCGCCTTTATGTATAGGACCATCTTGCCAG GGTTTCAAAGAACTGTGGCCATTGCAGACTCAAACTACAACTGGTTTTATGGTCCAGAAAGCCAATTAGTGTTCCTGGATAAATTCGTCATGCGTAACGGCAGTGGAAACTGGCTGGCTGACCAAATCAGAAAGAACCGTGTGGTAGAAGGTCCAGGAACACCATCCAAAGGGCAGCGCTGGTGCACGCTACACACAGAATTTCTCTG GTACGATGCCAGCTTGAAATCAGTTCCACCTCCGGATTTTGGCACCCCAACATTGCATTATTTTGAAGACTGGGGTGTTGTGACTTACGGAAGTGCACTACCTGCAGAAATTAATAGATCTTTCCTCTCCTTCAAGTCAGGAAAACTTGGGGGGCGTGCAATATATGACATTGTCCACCGAAACAAATATAAAGATTGGATCAAAGGGTGGAGAAATTTTAATGCGGGACATGAACATCCTGACCAAAACTCTTTCACGTTCGCCCCCAATGGGGTGCCTTTCATTACCGAGGCCCTCTATGGGCCAAAGTACACCTTCTTCAACAATGTTCTGATGTTTTCTCCAGCTGTGTCCAAGAGCTGCTTTTCTCCCTGGGAGGGTCAGGTCACAGAGGACTGTTCATCAAAATGGTCAAAATACAAGCATGACCTGGCAGCCAGCTGTCAGGGGAGAGTAGTCGCAGCAGAGGAGAAAAATGGGGTTGTTTTCATCCGGGGAGAAGGCGTAGGAGCTTACAACCCCCTGCTCAACCTGAAGAACATTCAACGGAATCTGATCCTCCTACATCCACAGCTTCTCCTCCTTGTCGACCAGATACACCTGGGAGAGGAGAGCCCTCTGGAGACAGCAGCAAGTTTCTTCCACAATGTGGATGTGCCTTTTGAGGAGACAGTAGTCGATGGGGTCCATGGAGCTTTTATCCGGCAGCGGGATGGTCTCTATAAAATGTACTGGATGGATGATACTGGTTATAGTGAAAAAGCAACCTTTGCCTCGGTGACATATCCTCGGGGCTATCCCTACAATGGGACAAATTATGTGAATGTCACCATGCACCTGCGAAGTCCCATCACCAGGGCAGCTTACCTCTTCATAGGGCCGTCTGTGGATGTCCAGAGCTTCAGTATCCATGGAGACGCTCAGCGGCTAGATGTTTTTGTAGCTACCAATGAACATGCCTACGCAACTTACCTGTGGACAGGTGAGAACACCGGGCAGTCTGCCTTTGCCCAGGTCATTGCAGACCATCAGAAAATTCTGTTTGACCGGAGTTCGGCCATCAAGAGCACCACTGTCCCCGAAGTGAAAGATTACGCTGCTGTCGTGGAACACAGTCTGCAGCATTTTAAGCCAGTGTTCCAGCTGCTCGAGAAGCAGATCCTGTCGCGAGTCCAGAACACAGCTAGCTTTAGGAAGACCGCCGAGCGCCTGCTGAGGTTCTCAGATAAGAGACAGACGGAGGAGGCCATTGATAGGATTTTTGCCATATCCCAACAACAGCGGCAGCAGCAAGGCAAGTCGAAGAAAAGCCGAAGGGCGGGCAAGCGGTACAAGTTTGTGGATGCCGTCCCTGATATTTTTGCACAGATTGAAGTCAACGAGAAGAAGGTTCGGCAGAAGGCTCAGATTTTGGCACAGAAAGAACTGCCCATAGATGAAGATGAGGAAATGAAAGACCTTTTGGATTTTGCCGATGTCACTTATGAAAAACATAAAAGTGGGGGTTCCGTGAACGGTGGCTTTGGACACATACGGATGGTGACCAGTCACAACAGAGCCCCGTCGCTGTCGGCCTCGTACACCAGACTCTTCCTGATTCTGAACATTGCCATCTTCTTTGTCATGTTGGCGATGCAACTGACTTATTTCCAGAGGGCTCAGCGCCTCCATGGCCAGAGGTGTCTTTATGCAGTCCTCCTAATAGATAGCTGTGTCTTATTGTGGTTGTATTCCTCCTGTTCTCAATCGCAATGCTAA